One Gordonia mangrovi genomic region harbors:
- a CDS encoding M1 family metallopeptidase, translating to MPGKSAKGPREPLLGAPLDALDPYLPDNGNLGYRISRYDLDLQYKVSPNRLSGAATLTATSFVALRKFTLDLGSSLSVSRVTVNDKRARYSHRNRKLSITPDAPIPPGGAMTIVIRYAGTPRPIRGAWGEVGWEELTEGALCANQPNGAASWFPCDDHPSAKAPYRISITTDSPYYALANGVLESKRSRAAQTTWVYQQVEPMPTYLASIQIGPYVKKTLATKPVPVDAVLPQRLVSNLDVDFGRQVEMIDTFVEMFGPYPFPRYTVVVTDDDLDIPIEAQSFSTFGANHCDGSQRAERLVAHELAHQWFGNSVTLARWRDIWLHEGFACYAEWLWSQRSGSKSAAEWARHYYDKLAANPVRATLADPGSRRMFDDWVYKRGALTLHALRLTIGDGNFFALLKRWTDKYRYGSATTEDFIALAANYSTTSLTHLWDEWLFTAELPAFPGPS from the coding sequence GTGCCGGGAAAGTCGGCGAAGGGTCCACGCGAACCGCTGCTGGGCGCCCCGCTGGATGCACTCGACCCGTATCTGCCCGACAACGGCAACCTCGGTTACCGCATCTCGCGCTACGACCTCGACCTCCAGTACAAGGTGTCACCCAACCGACTATCCGGGGCGGCAACGCTCACCGCAACGTCGTTTGTCGCGCTGCGCAAGTTCACCCTCGATCTGGGGTCGTCGCTGTCGGTGTCGCGGGTGACCGTCAACGACAAGCGAGCCCGCTACAGCCACCGCAACCGCAAACTGTCGATCACGCCCGACGCCCCGATTCCGCCCGGCGGCGCGATGACGATCGTGATCCGGTACGCGGGCACCCCACGCCCGATCCGGGGCGCCTGGGGTGAGGTCGGGTGGGAGGAACTGACCGAAGGCGCGTTGTGCGCCAATCAGCCCAACGGCGCCGCGTCGTGGTTCCCCTGCGACGATCACCCGAGCGCCAAGGCGCCCTACCGGATCTCGATCACCACCGACAGCCCCTACTACGCGCTCGCGAACGGGGTACTGGAATCCAAACGCTCACGTGCCGCGCAGACGACGTGGGTGTACCAGCAGGTCGAACCGATGCCGACCTACCTCGCCTCGATCCAGATCGGTCCGTACGTCAAGAAGACGCTGGCCACCAAACCGGTTCCGGTCGACGCCGTGCTGCCCCAGCGCCTGGTGTCCAACCTCGACGTGGACTTCGGCCGGCAGGTCGAGATGATCGACACCTTCGTCGAGATGTTCGGGCCCTATCCGTTCCCGCGCTACACGGTCGTCGTCACCGACGACGATCTGGACATCCCGATCGAGGCACAGAGCTTCTCCACCTTCGGGGCCAACCACTGCGACGGTTCGCAACGCGCGGAGCGACTCGTCGCCCATGAGCTCGCCCACCAGTGGTTCGGCAACTCGGTCACCCTGGCGCGCTGGCGAGACATCTGGCTCCACGAAGGATTCGCGTGCTACGCGGAATGGTTGTGGAGTCAACGCTCCGGCAGCAAGAGCGCGGCCGAATGGGCTCGCCACTATTACGACAAACTTGCCGCCAATCCGGTGCGTGCGACACTCGCCGACCCCGGGTCGCGCCGGATGTTCGATGACTGGGTGTACAAACGCGGTGCGCTCACGCTCCACGCACTACGCCTGACCATCGGCGACGGCAACTTCTTCGCCCTGCTCAAGCGGTGGACAGACAAGTACCGATACGGCTCGGCGACCACCGAGGACTTCATCGCGCTGGCCGCCAACTACTCGACGACGTCGCTGACCCACCTGTGGGACGAGTGGCTGTTCACCGCGGAGCTGCCGGCCTTTCCGGGTCCGTCCTGA
- a CDS encoding Pls/PosA family non-ribosomal peptide synthetase, whose protein sequence is MVIPAQFLLSSQASAPRTLCDVLDQTARSYPDSPAIDDGDLTLTYTELLALVRRGAESLGEAGVGRGGRVGIRMPSGSRDLYVAILSTLYAGAAYVPVDADDPAERAELVFGEAQVDAIIDADGIHPTGTRTPIPAGTPTPIPAGTPMPIPAGRPTADDDAWIIFTSGSTGTPKGVAVTHRNAAAFVDAEARMFLLDDPLGPEDRVLAGLSVAFDASCEEMWLAWRYGACLVPAPRSLVRSGMDLGPWLVQRDVTVVSTVPTLASLWPPEALEAVRLLIFGGEACPPELAERLAVEGREVWNTYGPTEATVVACAAPLDGQGPVRIGLPLPGWDLAVVGADGHPVGEGEIGELVIGGVGLARYLDPAKDAEKYAPMPTLGWERAYRSGDLVRLDPAGLLFQGRADDQVKVGGRRIELGEIDNALQQLPGVSGAAAAVRKSAAGNSLLVGYLVSPQPDFDVAAAHRHLTEQLPAPMVPRLALVDELPTRTSGKVDRNALPWPLPGSSGTAKKGDDGDDLTDTEAWMAQRWTDVLGVTVDDSKADFFAEGGGSLAAAQLVTALRERYPDITVADLYDHPRLGSLAEMLDQRTPATVVQPRDVTPTPRSTGWAQILLTVPLTTLTGLQWATWLGVVNNLAVEVVERADRDVPWLVPVDWWVLLVAFLLFITPPGRMVIAAAGARLLLAGVEPGSYPRGGNTHVRLWVAERLLVASGAANLSGAPWMIYLARALGATIGRGVDLHTIPPVTGFLTIGEGASVEPEVDIAGWWIDGDIVHIGEIVIKRGASIGARSTLLPGAVIGRDAEVAAGSAVRGRVKARQHWAGSPAIKVGKADHPWPEHRPPRGSFWVPIFGLSSMVLAAIPLIALAAGLAVMGSWAIHADRLRSVALRCGALLPAATVTSLLVFVLITAILVRLLSIGLTKGYHPVRSRVGWQVWLTERLMDASRTYLFPLYASLLTPWWFRLLGVTVGEGTEISTALVLPKFTTVGDGAFLADDTMVASYELGGGWLHIDEAKIGKRSFLGNSGMTGPGRKVPKNGLVAVLSATPDRAKSGSSWLGSPPVRLRRTAAATDTSRTFDPPTRLKVARAVVETLRIIPVMVSFGLGLFMLLGLQYLGQHVSWWAAALLSGVLLLVAGAAACCIAAAAKWLVVGRIRVSEHPLWSSFVWRNELSDAFVETVAAPWFANAATGTPILNLWLRMLGARIGRGVWCETYWLPEADLVTLGDGATVQRGCVVQTHLFHDRVMAIDQVTLEAGSTLGPHCVALPASGLGESTTVGPASLVMRGDVVPAHTRWQGNPIAPWNV, encoded by the coding sequence GTGGTCATACCGGCCCAGTTCCTGTTGTCGTCGCAGGCCAGCGCACCACGAACGCTGTGCGACGTCCTCGACCAGACCGCACGGTCGTACCCGGATTCACCAGCCATCGACGACGGTGATCTGACTCTCACCTACACCGAGTTGCTCGCGCTGGTGCGTCGCGGCGCCGAAAGCCTCGGCGAAGCGGGCGTCGGCCGTGGCGGGCGTGTCGGAATCCGGATGCCCTCGGGCAGCCGCGACCTCTATGTGGCCATCCTCTCCACGCTCTACGCCGGCGCCGCCTACGTACCCGTCGACGCCGACGACCCGGCCGAACGGGCCGAACTCGTCTTCGGTGAGGCACAGGTGGACGCCATCATCGACGCCGACGGCATCCACCCGACGGGGACGCGTACGCCGATCCCGGCGGGGACACCGACGCCGATCCCGGCGGGGACACCGATGCCGATCCCGGCGGGGCGCCCGACCGCCGACGACGACGCGTGGATCATCTTCACCTCCGGCTCCACCGGCACGCCGAAGGGCGTGGCCGTCACCCACCGCAATGCCGCCGCCTTCGTCGACGCGGAGGCACGCATGTTCCTGCTCGACGACCCGCTGGGCCCGGAGGACCGGGTGCTGGCCGGGCTCTCGGTGGCCTTCGACGCGTCGTGCGAGGAGATGTGGCTGGCCTGGCGCTACGGCGCCTGCCTGGTGCCCGCACCCCGGTCGCTGGTGCGCAGCGGCATGGACCTCGGCCCGTGGTTGGTGCAGCGCGACGTGACCGTGGTGTCGACGGTGCCCACCCTGGCGTCGCTGTGGCCGCCGGAAGCCCTCGAGGCCGTGCGACTGTTGATCTTCGGCGGCGAGGCCTGCCCACCGGAACTCGCCGAACGGCTCGCCGTCGAGGGACGCGAGGTGTGGAACACCTACGGCCCCACCGAGGCCACCGTGGTGGCCTGCGCGGCACCGCTCGACGGACAGGGACCGGTCCGCATCGGACTACCGTTGCCGGGCTGGGATCTGGCCGTCGTCGGCGCCGACGGTCACCCCGTCGGCGAGGGCGAGATCGGGGAACTGGTGATCGGCGGCGTCGGCCTGGCCCGCTACCTCGACCCGGCCAAGGACGCCGAGAAGTACGCCCCGATGCCGACGCTGGGGTGGGAACGGGCCTACCGCAGCGGCGATCTGGTGCGGCTCGATCCGGCCGGCCTGTTGTTCCAGGGCCGCGCCGACGATCAGGTCAAGGTCGGCGGACGGCGCATCGAACTCGGCGAGATCGACAATGCACTGCAACAACTCCCGGGGGTCAGCGGAGCCGCGGCGGCGGTCCGCAAGTCGGCGGCCGGCAACAGCCTGCTCGTCGGGTACCTGGTGTCCCCGCAGCCGGACTTCGATGTCGCCGCCGCGCACCGACACCTCACCGAACAGCTTCCGGCGCCGATGGTTCCGCGCCTGGCATTGGTCGACGAACTGCCGACACGCACCTCGGGCAAGGTCGACCGCAACGCACTGCCGTGGCCGCTGCCGGGGAGCTCTGGTACTGCAAAAAAAGGCGATGACGGTGACGACCTCACCGACACCGAGGCATGGATGGCGCAACGCTGGACCGATGTCCTGGGCGTCACCGTCGACGACTCGAAGGCCGACTTCTTCGCCGAGGGGGGCGGTTCGCTGGCGGCCGCGCAGTTGGTGACCGCGCTGCGCGAACGCTATCCCGACATCACCGTCGCCGACCTCTACGACCATCCCCGGCTGGGTTCGCTGGCCGAGATGCTCGACCAACGGACCCCGGCGACGGTGGTGCAACCGCGCGACGTGACACCGACTCCGCGCAGCACCGGGTGGGCACAGATCCTGCTGACGGTGCCGCTGACCACCCTGACCGGCCTGCAGTGGGCGACCTGGCTGGGTGTGGTGAACAACCTCGCGGTGGAGGTGGTGGAGCGCGCCGACCGTGACGTCCCCTGGCTGGTGCCGGTGGACTGGTGGGTGCTGCTGGTCGCGTTCCTGCTGTTCATCACGCCGCCCGGCCGGATGGTGATCGCAGCGGCCGGAGCGCGTCTGTTGCTGGCCGGGGTCGAACCCGGCAGCTATCCGCGCGGCGGCAACACGCATGTGCGGTTGTGGGTGGCCGAACGGCTGCTCGTCGCAAGCGGCGCCGCGAACCTGTCCGGCGCACCGTGGATGATCTATCTGGCCCGCGCGCTCGGCGCAACGATCGGCCGGGGCGTCGATCTGCACACCATCCCACCGGTCACCGGATTCCTCACCATCGGCGAGGGCGCGTCCGTGGAGCCCGAGGTGGACATCGCCGGCTGGTGGATCGACGGCGACATCGTCCACATCGGGGAGATCGTCATCAAACGGGGCGCGTCGATCGGGGCGCGGTCGACGTTGCTGCCGGGCGCGGTGATCGGCCGCGACGCCGAGGTGGCCGCCGGTTCCGCCGTCCGCGGGCGGGTCAAGGCACGCCAGCACTGGGCGGGCTCCCCGGCCATCAAGGTGGGCAAGGCAGACCATCCCTGGCCCGAGCACCGGCCGCCGCGGGGTTCGTTCTGGGTGCCGATCTTCGGTCTTTCCTCGATGGTCCTGGCCGCGATCCCGCTGATCGCGCTGGCCGCCGGCCTGGCGGTGATGGGATCCTGGGCCATTCACGCCGACCGGCTGCGCAGCGTCGCGCTGCGCTGCGGAGCCCTGCTGCCGGCCGCGACGGTGACCAGTCTGCTCGTGTTCGTGCTGATCACCGCGATCCTGGTGCGGCTGCTGTCGATCGGTTTGACCAAGGGCTATCACCCGGTGCGATCACGCGTCGGGTGGCAGGTGTGGCTGACCGAGCGGTTGATGGACGCCTCGCGCACCTATCTGTTCCCGCTGTATGCGAGCCTGCTGACGCCGTGGTGGTTCCGCCTGCTCGGGGTGACGGTGGGCGAGGGGACGGAGATCTCGACTGCGTTGGTGCTGCCGAAGTTCACCACGGTCGGCGACGGCGCGTTCCTCGCCGACGACACCATGGTCGCCTCCTATGAACTCGGCGGCGGATGGCTGCACATCGACGAGGCGAAGATCGGCAAGCGTTCGTTCCTGGGCAACTCCGGGATGACCGGGCCGGGCCGCAAGGTCCCCAAGAACGGCCTCGTCGCGGTGTTGTCGGCGACGCCGGATCGCGCGAAGTCGGGGTCGAGCTGGCTGGGCAGTCCCCCGGTCCGGCTGCGGCGCACGGCCGCCGCCACCGACACCTCGCGCACCTTCGACCCGCCGACCCGACTCAAGGTGGCCCGCGCGGTCGTGGAGACGCTGCGCATCATCCCGGTGATGGTGTCGTTCGGACTCGGACTGTTCATGCTGCTCGGGCTGCAATACCTCGGCCAGCATGTGAGCTGGTGGGCGGCAGCGCTGCTCAGCGGCGTGCTGCTATTGGTGGCCGGCGCCGCGGCCTGCTGCATCGCGGCAGCCGCGAAGTGGTTGGTGGTGGGCCGCATCCGGGTGTCGGAGCATCCGCTGTGGAGTTCATTCGTGTGGCGCAACGAACTCTCCGATGCGTTCGTGGAAACCGTCGCGGCCCCGTGGTTCGCCAATGCCGCCACCGGTACACCGATCCTGAACCTCTGGCTGCGCATGCTCGGTGCCCGGATCGGTCGCGGCGTGTGGTGTGAGACCTACTGGCTGCCCGAGGCCGACCTGGTGACCCTGGGGGACGGGGCTACGGTGCAGCGCGGCTGCGTGGTGCAGACGCACCTGTTCCACGACCGGGTGATGGCCATCGACCAGGTCACCCTGGAGGCGGGTTCCACGCTGGGGCCGCACTGCGTCGCGCTGCCCGCGTCGGGGCTCGGCGAGAGCACCACCGTCGGCCCCGCCTCGCTGGTGATGCGCGGCGACGTGGTGCCCGCGCACACCCGCTGGCAGGGCAACCCCATCGCGCCCTGGAACGTGTAG
- a CDS encoding alpha/beta hydrolase, with protein sequence MPIVHHRSPSLLSYAMWVGSRGLLRPTLSMWPLSRPGMAGLFLIDRVLAVGPRPAGVVHERMRLAGRPVELILPAGPSRRDAETAVLYLHGGAFVVCGLGSHRSIASRLSRTCELPVFSVEYRQLPSAGVGTSVADAVGAYRELVTERGYRRIVVAGDSAGGFLAGKVVEAAIDEGLPLPTAFAGISPLLDLDVGTHPDRSSRSDAYIPRSKMAELATLFGRGPVAFNGVRRLADIAGEAFPPTVMVTAEGEMLEADVIDLIETLDDAGVQAAAHSYAWQVHAFPVLTTRHPESTHAIDVIAAFAADAIRKAKDADHRENQRAG encoded by the coding sequence ATGCCGATCGTGCACCACCGCAGTCCGAGCCTGCTGTCCTACGCGATGTGGGTCGGCAGTCGTGGTCTCCTGCGGCCGACGTTGTCGATGTGGCCGTTGAGCAGGCCCGGGATGGCGGGGCTGTTCCTGATCGACCGGGTGCTCGCGGTGGGTCCGAGACCGGCCGGAGTGGTGCACGAGCGGATGAGACTCGCGGGACGGCCGGTGGAACTGATCCTGCCCGCCGGTCCGTCGCGCCGCGATGCGGAGACCGCGGTCCTGTACCTGCATGGCGGTGCGTTCGTGGTGTGCGGTCTCGGGTCGCACCGATCGATCGCCAGCCGGTTGTCGCGGACCTGTGAACTGCCCGTGTTCTCGGTGGAGTACCGCCAGCTGCCGTCGGCCGGGGTGGGAACGTCCGTGGCCGACGCGGTGGGCGCGTATCGCGAGCTGGTGACCGAGCGCGGCTACCGCCGCATCGTCGTCGCGGGTGACTCCGCAGGCGGTTTTCTCGCGGGCAAGGTCGTCGAGGCCGCCATCGACGAGGGTCTGCCGCTGCCGACCGCGTTCGCCGGTATCTCCCCGCTGCTCGACCTCGACGTCGGCACCCACCCCGACCGCTCCAGCCGCTCCGACGCCTACATCCCGCGCAGCAAGATGGCCGAACTGGCAACGCTGTTCGGTCGCGGTCCGGTGGCCTTCAACGGGGTGCGGCGCCTCGCCGACATCGCCGGCGAGGCCTTCCCGCCAACGGTGATGGTCACTGCCGAGGGGGAGATGCTCGAAGCCGACGTGATCGATCTCATCGAGACGCTCGACGATGCCGGTGTCCAGGCGGCGGCCCATAGTTACGCTTGGCAGGTACACGCATTCCCGGTGCTGACCACCCGGCACCCGGAGAGCACGCACGCCATCGATGTGATCGCGGCATTCGCAGCCGACGCCATCCGAAAGGCCAAGGACGCTGACCACCGAGAGAACCAACGGGCCGGCTGA
- a CDS encoding DUF2304 domain-containing protein — MIWFQILTIVGLVALVAFFVVNRGTARASAGVKILFVAFVAFGLYAMLRQDDITWLANKVGIQRGLDLVLFLLVVAFAFTTVSTYLRFRELEIKYARLARAVALRDADNQSQD; from the coding sequence ATGATCTGGTTTCAGATCCTGACCATCGTCGGCCTGGTGGCGCTGGTCGCCTTCTTCGTGGTCAACCGTGGCACGGCGCGCGCGTCGGCGGGCGTGAAGATACTGTTCGTCGCCTTCGTCGCATTCGGCCTCTATGCGATGCTGCGCCAAGACGACATCACCTGGCTTGCCAACAAAGTCGGCATCCAGCGCGGCCTGGACCTGGTGCTGTTCCTCCTGGTGGTCGCCTTCGCCTTCACCACGGTCTCGACCTACCTACGATTCCGCGAGCTCGAGATCAAATACGCGAGACTCGCGCGGGCCGTGGCCCTACGCGACGCGGACAATCAGTCGCAAGATTAG
- a CDS encoding glycosyltransferase family 2 protein, with the protein MTSGATSNDDVWLVIPVFNEAQVIREVAANAAKTFPNIVCVDDGSRDDSAAEIHAAGARLVRHPVNLGQGAAIQTGVEYARAQPGARFFVTFDADGQHQVDDVVAMIDRLRTEPVDIIVGTRFAEGRSESVPLVRRMALRTIVFFSPRTRRLGLTDAHNGLRAFNKTVADDLDLVMAGMSHASEFVALIDHHDWRVAEQPVTILYTDYSRAKGQSLINGVNIVADGLLHPRMRK; encoded by the coding sequence ATGACCTCCGGCGCCACCAGCAACGATGACGTGTGGCTGGTGATCCCCGTCTTCAACGAGGCGCAGGTGATCCGCGAGGTCGCGGCGAATGCGGCGAAGACCTTCCCCAACATCGTCTGCGTCGACGACGGCAGCCGCGACGATTCCGCCGCCGAGATCCATGCCGCCGGTGCGCGGCTGGTCCGCCACCCGGTCAATCTCGGGCAGGGTGCGGCCATCCAGACCGGGGTGGAGTACGCGCGGGCGCAGCCGGGTGCCCGGTTCTTCGTCACCTTCGACGCCGACGGACAACATCAGGTCGACGACGTGGTCGCGATGATCGACCGCCTGCGTACCGAACCGGTCGACATCATCGTCGGCACCCGATTCGCCGAAGGACGCAGCGAGTCGGTACCCCTGGTCCGGCGAATGGCGTTGCGCACCATCGTGTTCTTCAGCCCACGCACTCGTCGACTCGGACTCACCGACGCGCACAACGGGTTACGTGCCTTCAACAAGACGGTGGCAGACGATTTGGATCTGGTGATGGCCGGAATGAGTCACGCCTCGGAGTTCGTGGCACTCATCGACCACCACGACTGGCGGGTGGCCGAGCAGCCCGTCACCATCTTGTACACCGACTACTCCCGGGCGAAGGGGCAGTCGCTGATCAACGGCGTCAACATCGTCGCCGACGGTCTGCTGCACCCGCGGATGAGGAAGTGA
- a CDS encoding glycosyltransferase family 2 protein, with product MPIDVMMPFYGDVAQFRQAVTSVLEQTDGDLRLVVIDDCYPDPEPADWLTSLTDPRVRYLRNETNLGVNGNFRRCVDLVEAEHFVVMGCDDVMAPDYVSTVRSLARQHPDAAVIAPGVEVIDDRDQVVRPLGDRIKTLLTPRARPGAPAVLNGEAMAASLYHGNWTYFPSLLWRTGPVRDVGFRPGLEIVLDLALLVDLAARGGSLVHDPRVVFRYRRHQASVSSVQAVDGRRFAEENAFFADEARRCAERGWPRAARAARLHATSRLNHAQSRALAAAGRLRPSSATP from the coding sequence GTGCCGATCGACGTGATGATGCCGTTCTACGGCGACGTCGCCCAGTTCCGGCAGGCCGTCACCAGCGTGCTCGAACAGACCGACGGTGACCTGCGCCTCGTCGTCATCGACGACTGTTATCCGGATCCGGAGCCGGCCGACTGGTTGACCTCGCTCACCGACCCCCGGGTGCGCTACCTGCGAAACGAGACCAACCTGGGCGTCAACGGAAACTTCCGGCGATGCGTCGACCTGGTGGAGGCCGAGCACTTCGTGGTGATGGGTTGCGACGACGTGATGGCGCCCGACTACGTGTCCACCGTCCGGTCACTGGCCCGGCAACACCCGGACGCGGCAGTGATCGCCCCCGGTGTCGAGGTCATCGACGACCGTGACCAGGTCGTCCGCCCGCTCGGCGATCGAATCAAGACCCTGCTGACGCCGCGGGCGCGACCCGGCGCCCCGGCCGTACTGAACGGCGAGGCGATGGCGGCGAGCCTCTATCACGGGAATTGGACCTACTTCCCGTCGCTGCTGTGGCGGACCGGTCCGGTCCGCGACGTCGGGTTCCGGCCCGGTCTCGAGATCGTGCTGGACCTCGCGCTGCTCGTCGACCTCGCCGCACGTGGTGGGTCGCTGGTACACGACCCGCGGGTGGTGTTCCGGTACCGCCGCCATCAGGCATCGGTCAGCTCGGTGCAGGCCGTCGACGGCCGACGCTTCGCCGAGGAGAACGCCTTTTTCGCCGACGAAGCCCGACGCTGCGCCGAACGCGGCTGGCCGCGCGCCGCCCGAGCAGCGCGGCTGCACGCGACGTCGCGGCTCAATCACGCTCAGTCGCGTGCGCTGGCCGCCGCGGGCCGACTCCGCCCGAGCAGCGCCACACCGTGA
- a CDS encoding polysaccharide biosynthesis protein, producing MTDDDAGATQQSSGAIGRVTIATLIAAGSGYLVLLLAARHLGAAGYGVFAVFWAAYGMVTGAQNGQLQETTRAIRAGIDKRTATGLRPWLVNGAIGVTLGALVAATSPLWSGLVFDEQRGLSVLLLAAGVASFGVYAHLAGALSGSVSWGAFATLLSVDAMIRLVGAVLAVAFGGDVTAFLVITVIGSASWMILLVASSSARAAVGLPADVAARRFTAHTLTAMTAAAASAVLVMGFPVLITATGSDADTAAVGAVVLAVTLTRAPLLVPLNSFQGVLITRFVDGRQQVGAALRVPLAAVAAIGVAGAGVAWLIGPWLLSTVFGADFRLGGAAVAAFTLGATTLALLTVTGAATIAVGAHRWYAAGWWLATLASIGLLLLPADVTVRVAIALIGGPLVGMAVHGVALLGRSRPAAASARD from the coding sequence ATGACCGACGACGACGCCGGCGCGACACAGCAGTCATCCGGAGCCATCGGGCGGGTCACCATCGCCACGCTGATCGCCGCGGGGTCGGGCTATCTGGTGTTGCTGTTGGCCGCACGGCATCTCGGTGCTGCCGGTTACGGTGTATTCGCGGTGTTCTGGGCCGCCTACGGGATGGTCACCGGCGCCCAGAACGGGCAGTTGCAGGAGACCACCCGGGCCATCCGCGCCGGCATCGACAAGCGCACCGCGACGGGTCTGCGGCCGTGGCTGGTCAACGGCGCCATCGGCGTGACGCTTGGCGCACTGGTCGCCGCGACGTCGCCGCTGTGGAGTGGGCTGGTCTTCGACGAACAGCGCGGACTGTCGGTGCTGTTGCTGGCGGCCGGCGTGGCGTCGTTCGGGGTGTACGCCCATCTCGCCGGCGCGTTGTCGGGGTCGGTGTCCTGGGGCGCGTTCGCGACGCTGTTGTCGGTGGACGCGATGATCCGCCTCGTGGGTGCCGTGCTCGCGGTGGCCTTCGGTGGCGATGTGACCGCCTTCCTGGTGATCACGGTGATCGGCTCGGCGTCCTGGATGATCCTGCTGGTCGCCTCGTCGTCGGCGCGTGCGGCGGTCGGGCTGCCCGCCGACGTCGCGGCGCGCCGCTTCACCGCCCACACGCTGACCGCGATGACCGCCGCCGCGGCGAGCGCGGTGCTGGTGATGGGCTTCCCGGTGCTCATCACCGCCACCGGCAGCGACGCCGACACCGCCGCCGTGGGTGCCGTGGTGCTCGCGGTCACACTGACACGAGCGCCGCTGCTGGTGCCGCTGAACAGCTTCCAGGGTGTGTTGATCACCCGTTTCGTCGACGGCCGACAGCAGGTGGGTGCCGCCTTGCGCGTGCCCCTGGCTGCGGTCGCCGCGATCGGTGTCGCCGGGGCAGGCGTCGCCTGGCTGATCGGCCCCTGGCTGCTGTCGACCGTGTTCGGCGCCGACTTCCGGCTCGGCGGCGCAGCGGTAGCAGCATTCACCCTCGGCGCCACGACCCTGGCCCTGCTGACCGTGACCGGGGCGGCCACCATCGCGGTCGGCGCACACCGCTGGTACGCGGCCGGATGGTGGTTGGCCACCCTCGCCTCGATCGGATTGTTGCTGCTACCGGCCGACGTGACGGTCCGCGTGGCGATCGCGCTGATCGGCGGCCCGCTGGTGGGCATGGCGGTTCACGGTGTGGCGCTGCTCGGGCGGAGTCGGCCCGCGGCGGCCAGCGCACGCGACTGA
- a CDS encoding dTDP-4-dehydrorhamnose 3,5-epimerase family protein: MKVRPLTIDGAWELTPVQHGDERGLFAEVFKGDLLAEVIGHRLDLAQVNLSVSAAGVLRGVHFADVPPGQAKYVTCPSGAILDVIVDIRVGSPTFGTYDTVLLDDVDRRAVYLSEGLGHAFCSLADGSTVTYLCSTGYNPTAEHGINPLDEELGIDWPTSARDGSPLKYELSTKDTAAPGLSEARDSGLLPTYDDVTRYLRTLAT; this comes from the coding sequence ATGAAGGTGCGGCCGCTGACGATCGACGGCGCATGGGAACTCACGCCGGTGCAGCACGGCGACGAGCGCGGGCTGTTCGCCGAGGTGTTCAAGGGCGATCTGCTGGCCGAGGTGATCGGGCATCGGCTCGACCTCGCGCAGGTGAATCTGTCGGTGTCGGCGGCCGGGGTGCTGCGCGGTGTGCACTTCGCCGACGTCCCACCCGGGCAGGCCAAGTACGTGACCTGTCCGTCGGGCGCGATTCTCGACGTCATCGTCGACATCCGGGTCGGGTCGCCCACATTCGGCACCTACGACACCGTCCTGCTCGACGACGTCGACCGGCGCGCGGTCTATCTGTCCGAGGGGCTCGGGCACGCGTTCTGTTCACTCGCCGACGGTTCGACGGTCACCTACCTGTGCTCCACCGGCTACAACCCGACCGCCGAGCACGGCATCAACCCGCTCGACGAGGAACTCGGCATCGACTGGCCGACCAGCGCTCGTGACGGCAGTCCGCTGAAGTACGAGTTGTCGACGAAAGACACTGCCGCGCCCGGGTTGTCGGAGGCACGCGACTCCGGCCTGCTTCCGACCTACGACGACGTCACCCGGTACCTGCGCACCCTGGCGACCTAA
- a CDS encoding DoxX family protein has protein sequence MFGIRSVTFFLARLILGIIFIMHGWQKLHTNGIGATERGFDAMGIPWPNLAAQYATWVEFIGGILLILGLFLPIVAILLIADMIGAIYYAHWDAGFWNSDGGYEFNLALIAGLLAVGFAQAGSAAADHYVFRRRRGAAAD, from the coding sequence ATGTTCGGCATTCGCAGTGTGACGTTTTTCTTGGCACGACTGATTCTCGGCATCATCTTCATCATGCACGGGTGGCAGAAGCTGCACACCAACGGAATCGGCGCCACTGAGCGCGGGTTCGACGCCATGGGCATCCCGTGGCCGAATCTGGCAGCGCAGTACGCGACCTGGGTGGAATTCATCGGCGGCATCCTGTTGATCCTCGGTCTGTTCCTGCCGATCGTCGCGATCCTGCTGATCGCCGACATGATCGGTGCGATCTACTACGCGCACTGGGATGCCGGGTTCTGGAACTCGGATGGCGGCTACGAGTTCAACCTGGCGCTGATCGCAGGCCTGCTCGCGGTCGGCTTCGCCCAGGCCGGCTCCGCTGCCGCCGACCATTACGTCTTCCGCCGTCGCCGCGGCGCGGCCGCCGACTGA